The Oryza brachyantha chromosome 7, ObraRS2, whole genome shotgun sequence genomic interval ACTGATTCGACCCTACGAAAACACCGTAAAATGTATGGCGATTTGGGCCACGGAAGCATAGGCAAGCTAGCAGGTTAGCTTGAGgttaaggccctgtttattttctaaattttttttaaaaaacatcatatcgaatctttagacacataaatagagcactaaatataaatggaaaaaaactagttacacagttatgagagaaatcgtgagacgaatcttttgagcctaattaagccatgattagtcataagtgttatagtaactaacatgtgctaatgactgattaattaggctcaaaaattcgtgTCGCagcggaatctgtaatttgtttttttatttgtgtccgaaTACCGCTTCTGACATCTGATGAAACGTGTGacgttatattttttacaaaaaattttacaatgtAAACGCTGCCTAAACTAGTGTTGACCTCCTCGGATCCTTACAAGGCTGCCTCCTTGGCGGCGAGGGGAGAGCAGAGCGGAgcgcgcgaggcggcggcagcgagacgaagcgcgcgcgcgcgcccagGGAATAAGGAAACTTGCACGAGGGGGGCGAGGCGATCCGATTTCCCAGCCTTAAAACTGGGGTTCAACGTCCCCCATTCGTGCGCCCTCAGCCATTGCACCCTTTTGCACGCCTCCCGATGTTCCTTCCCCCATCTCACTGTGTGTATGTATACGCTTGTGGTGGCTGCTGTATGTGTGTGCTAGCTGGTGCTGCGTAGCCTGCGAGGGATGGagccggaggtggaggtggagatgtcgccggcggcgaagggctTGGCCGAAGGCGTGTTTAGCCCTTATTCGAGCCCGAGCACGGCGTTGCTGCTGCAAAGACGAGTTGTTGCATGGTACAGAGTTTTTGGAGCTTTGGTTTCTTTGGGTTGGGGCTCTGTTGATttgattggattggattgggttggaTTGGATTGCAGGGCGAAAGAGACCGGGttgccggcgacggtgagcgTCCGCGTCGGCGAGAGGAGCTTCAGTCTGCATAAGGTTAGGAGAGATTGTGTGTTGGGGGTGAGGAGGAAGGAGTTGGTGATCGGCGAAGTGatcttggattttttttgggtggctTGTCGTTGCAGGATCCGTTGGTGTCCAGGTGTGGGTACCTCAGCCAGGAGGCGCTCATGATCcggtccggcgacggcgaggtcgtcgAGCTGCCGGCGAGCTTTCCGGGCGGTAACGAGGCGTTCGAGGTGATTGGGCTGTTCTGCTacggcgacgcggtggcgcTCGACCCGTTCAacgtggcggcggtgcggtgcgCGGCGGAGTTCCTGGACGTGGCCGGCCTCGGCGCGCGCTGCGACCTGTACATCAACCAGGTGGTGCTGCAGAGCTGGGACGACGCCCTCATCGTCCTGCAGCGGTgccagctcctcctccccgtcgccgAGGAGCTCCTCATCGTCAGCCGCTGCGTCGAGTCGCTGGCGTTCATGGCGTGCATGGAGATCCTGGACCCCGACGAGCAGCGGCGCGACCAGccgggcctcgccgccgcggcgcgcggcctCGTCGGGCGCCGCTGGGACGCCGAGCTCGTCAAggagctcgccgcgcgcgACCTCTGGATCAAGGACCTCATCGCCCTCCCCTTGGAGTTCTTCAGGCGGATCGTGCAGGCGCTGCGGCGGCAGGGGATGAAGGAGAAGTACGTGAGCCCCGTGGTGCTCTTCTACGCCAACAAGTGGGTGCTCTCCAAGAAGACGCACAAGTTCATGGCGAGCACGGACaacgaggccggcggcgacggggaaaCCGACGCTAACAGGAGGGCCACCGCGATCCTGGAGGGCGTGATCGATCTCCTACCACCCGAGTCATCGCCTGCGTCGGCGGCAACCGGCGGCGCCATCCCAGTGTCGTTCTACTTCGCTCTGCTGGCGCGGTCGATTACCCTCGAGCTAAGCGACGCAACCGAGACGAGGCTGCGCGAGCTGGTCGCGTCCAACCTGCAGTTTGCCCGCGTGGACGACCTGCCGTTGCCGGAGCAAGACGCCGGCCGTCGGTCCATCGCCGATAGCTCGGAGTTGAGAGCAATGGAGAGCATCGTTTCGAACCATGTCTCCATGCAAAGAAGAGGCGCCGAGGCCGTCGCGGAGCTGTGGGATCGGTACCTCACCCAAATCGTCGGTGACCCGAAGCTCCGGCAGGACCGGCTGGGCGAGCTGATCGGCGTCATCCCGGCCGGCGACCGGAAATCCCATGACCATCTCTACGAAGCAATTGACACATACATAGTGGTAAGGACGAGCACTCGTGCACCAGATTCCTAACCCGTTATTAATTAAGCTGTCACTAACAATGCGAAGCTTCCCAATTCTGCCATGGCAGGAGCACCCGGGTTTGTCCGGCGAAGAGAAGGCGTCGTTGTGCGGCCACCTCGAGTGCCGGAAGC includes:
- the LOC102710139 gene encoding BTB/POZ domain-containing protein At5g48130: MEPEVEVEMSPAAKGLAEGVFSPYSSPSTALLLQRRVVAWAKETGLPATVSVRVGERSFSLHKDPLVSRCGYLSQEALMIRSGDGEVVELPASFPGGNEAFEVIGLFCYGDAVALDPFNVAAVRCAAEFLDVAGLGARCDLYINQVVLQSWDDALIVLQRCQLLLPVAEELLIVSRCVESLAFMACMEILDPDEQRRDQPGLAAAARGLVGRRWDAELVKELAARDLWIKDLIALPLEFFRRIVQALRRQGMKEKYVSPVVLFYANKWVLSKKTHKFMASTDNEAGGDGETDANRRATAILEGVIDLLPPESSPASAATGGAIPVSFYFALLARSITLELSDATETRLRELVASNLQFARVDDLPLPEQDAGRRSIADSSELRAMESIVSNHVSMQRRGAEAVAELWDRYLTQIVGDPKLRQDRLGELIGVIPAGDRKSHDHLYEAIDTYIVEHPGLSGEEKASLCGHLECRKLSHEACIQAVQNDRMPLRLIVQALFVQQLHTHRAFTECSDSFRCMHSGELLVPGVGGGAAAAYTPSPWCAVIPTSQPLSTSSPYTDTRAAQDGRKLRALTRDRRNDDDDAATSDYETASFRIQALEQEIISLKQTLQRHNTVKGSSRKEPSFRVDAATPAAAAAVRRRAPVSSSSCIGSMRWGSQRRCASRILRIFARLAVFGRGGRSSSRGKQSKCRGSAEQLSSVACRTKHRARD